One Pseudomonas abieticivorans genomic region harbors:
- a CDS encoding acyl-CoA dehydrogenase family protein: protein MTQATPNPLSLGTDYDTLANRFRPIFREIAAGTVEREKARALPFEQIQWLKAAGFGAVRVPVEFGGAGASVPQLFELLIELAEADSNIPQALRGHFAFVEDRLNAPASAERDRWFARFVAGDWVGNGWTEIGTVKIGEVITKATPHGADFRLSGAKYYSTGSIYADWIDVYAQRSDTGADIIALVDAKHPGVQQSDDWDGFGQRTTGSGTSLFDNVPVPAEHIIAFQTRFKYQTAFYQLVLLAALSGIGRAIERDISQQVRERTRIYSHGNADSVSADAQIQQVVGQISAQVYAAQAATLRCALPLQRAYEARFGGDEQADRQANIDAEIETAKAQVIVSELVLRAATDLFNALGASGISVHKALDRHWRNARTVASHNPLIYKARIVGDWSINGTEPPYVWQIGNGVKG from the coding sequence ATGACCCAAGCCACGCCCAACCCGCTGTCGCTCGGCACCGACTACGACACCCTGGCCAACCGCTTCCGGCCGATATTCCGCGAGATCGCCGCCGGCACCGTGGAGCGCGAAAAGGCTCGCGCCCTCCCCTTTGAACAGATCCAATGGCTTAAGGCCGCAGGCTTTGGCGCTGTGCGCGTGCCGGTGGAATTCGGCGGTGCTGGCGCGTCGGTGCCGCAGTTGTTTGAACTGCTGATTGAACTGGCCGAAGCCGACTCCAATATTCCCCAGGCGCTGCGCGGGCATTTCGCCTTCGTCGAAGACCGCCTCAACGCCCCCGCCAGCGCCGAGCGCGACCGCTGGTTCGCGCGCTTCGTGGCGGGCGACTGGGTGGGCAACGGCTGGACTGAAATCGGCACGGTGAAGATCGGCGAGGTGATCACCAAGGCCACCCCGCACGGTGCGGATTTTCGTTTGAGCGGCGCCAAGTACTACAGCACCGGCAGTATTTACGCCGATTGGATCGACGTGTACGCGCAACGGTCCGACACTGGCGCCGACATCATCGCCCTGGTCGACGCCAAACACCCCGGCGTGCAGCAGAGCGACGACTGGGACGGCTTTGGCCAGCGCACCACCGGCAGTGGCACCTCGCTGTTCGACAACGTGCCGGTACCGGCCGAGCACATCATCGCGTTCCAGACCCGCTTCAAGTACCAGACCGCGTTTTATCAATTGGTGCTGCTGGCTGCGTTGTCGGGCATTGGCCGGGCCATCGAGCGCGACATCAGCCAGCAGGTGCGCGAACGCACGCGCATCTATAGCCATGGCAATGCCGACAGCGTCAGCGCCGATGCGCAGATCCAGCAGGTGGTGGGGCAAATCAGTGCTCAAGTTTACGCCGCCCAAGCTGCCACCTTGCGCTGCGCCCTGCCTTTGCAGCGCGCCTACGAGGCCCGTTTTGGCGGTGACGAACAGGCCGATCGACAGGCCAACATCGACGCCGAAATCGAAACCGCCAAGGCCCAGGTCATCGTCAGCGAACTGGTGCTGCGCGCCGCCACCGACCTGTTCAACGCCCTGGGCGCCAGCGGTATCAGCGTGCACAAGGCCCTGGACCGCCACTGGCGCAACGCCCGCACCGTGGCCTCGCACAACCCGCTGATCTACAAGGCGCGCATTGTGGGGGACTGGAGCATCAATGGTACCGAACCGCCGTATGTGTGGCAGATCGGGAATGGGGTGAAGGGTTAG
- a CDS encoding serine hydrolase domain-containing protein: MIYSVVSNGQLMPSQAPGDPVPWWSFTKTVLAAGALTLVRDGLLGLDDTLPEGPFTLRQLLRHEAGLADYGELADYHTAVASHQQAWPAIEMLQRLEATRLRYSPGDGWRYSNVGYLYLARLIERLCGLTLEQALVERVFEPLGISQVYLATAAADIDGVYDPRWVYHGLLMGPPAQAALLLDRLLGGQLIPMALVQAMQTVRPLGGPLPGRPWQTAGYGLGLMQGTVAGGLTLSGHTGVGPGSVVAVYRCVVGSGSASCAVFLPNGSEGGVEAQVLTHLLQAL, encoded by the coding sequence ATGATTTATTCAGTTGTATCCAACGGCCAGTTGATGCCATCGCAGGCCCCGGGCGACCCTGTACCCTGGTGGAGTTTCACCAAGACCGTGCTCGCCGCCGGGGCATTGACCCTGGTGCGCGATGGCCTGCTGGGGCTTGACGATACGTTGCCGGAAGGCCCATTCACCCTGCGCCAGTTGCTACGCCACGAAGCGGGCCTGGCCGATTATGGCGAGCTGGCCGACTACCACACGGCGGTGGCCAGCCATCAGCAGGCCTGGCCGGCCATAGAAATGCTGCAGCGCCTGGAGGCCACGCGCCTGCGCTACAGCCCGGGGGACGGCTGGCGCTACTCCAACGTCGGGTACCTGTACCTCGCTCGGCTGATCGAGAGGCTCTGCGGGTTGACGCTTGAGCAGGCGCTGGTTGAACGGGTATTTGAACCCTTGGGCATTTCGCAGGTGTACCTCGCCACGGCTGCCGCCGATATCGACGGCGTCTACGACCCACGTTGGGTGTATCACGGCTTGCTGATGGGACCACCGGCGCAAGCGGCCCTGTTGTTGGACCGGCTGCTGGGCGGGCAGTTGATTCCCATGGCCTTGGTACAGGCCATGCAAACCGTACGGCCACTGGGTGGCCCGCTGCCCGGCCGCCCGTGGCAAACGGCAGGCTATGGCCTGGGCCTGATGCAGGGGACGGTCGCGGGTGGCCTGACCCTGAGCGGGCACACCGGGGTCGGGCCTGGCAGTGTGGTCGCGGTTTATCGCTGTGTGGTGGGGTCTGGCAGCGCCAGTTGCGCGGTGTTTTTGCCGAACGGCAGCGAGGGCGGCGTCGAAGCCCAGGTGCTTACGCATTTGCTCCAGGCGCTCTAG
- a CDS encoding AraC family transcriptional regulator, translating into MTLIRSNAPGLQATHRDIASARAWMADICGPHSLQASATRQLAFEHSANRLGSLATVVGRIQYGTDVVIGVDASCGLKSYSISLPLDGEQQIQSGKQLARSDARVGLIVSPFEHQQLSIAANCRKLQVVITCASMNRVLEQLLQRPVDAPIAFKTCIDAQQGASAGWWRMVRYLVEEMDQAQPLFSQVPLARDLERTLIKGLILSQPNNYSEALKALGETRCPAFVLKARRFIEAQAENDLVLADIQQAAGVTPQRLHEGFKQHFGLSPIAYLKRFRLEAVRCSLLEDRGNYNIAATASRWGFAHLGRFAAQYQRAFGERPSQTLARARG; encoded by the coding sequence ATGACCCTGATCCGCAGCAACGCCCCGGGGCTTCAAGCGACCCATCGGGATATCGCCAGCGCGCGCGCCTGGATGGCCGACATCTGCGGCCCGCACAGCCTGCAGGCCAGTGCCACGCGCCAACTGGCGTTCGAGCACTCGGCCAATCGCCTGGGGTCGTTGGCCACGGTGGTGGGGCGCATCCAGTACGGCACGGACGTGGTGATCGGCGTGGATGCCAGTTGCGGCCTGAAGAGCTACAGCATCAGCCTGCCGCTGGACGGCGAGCAGCAGATCCAGAGCGGCAAGCAGTTGGCGCGCTCCGATGCCCGGGTGGGCCTGATCGTCTCGCCCTTCGAACACCAGCAACTGAGCATCGCCGCCAATTGCCGCAAGCTGCAGGTGGTGATCACCTGTGCCTCGATGAACCGCGTGCTGGAGCAACTGCTGCAGCGCCCGGTCGACGCCCCGATTGCCTTCAAGACGTGCATCGACGCCCAGCAGGGCGCCAGTGCCGGGTGGTGGCGGATGGTGCGCTACCTGGTCGAGGAAATGGACCAGGCCCAACCCTTGTTCAGCCAAGTGCCCTTGGCCCGCGACCTGGAGCGCACGCTGATCAAGGGCCTGATCCTGTCCCAGCCCAACAACTACTCCGAGGCGCTCAAGGCACTGGGAGAAACCCGTTGCCCGGCCTTCGTGCTCAAGGCGCGGCGGTTCATCGAGGCACAGGCTGAAAACGACCTGGTGCTGGCGGATATCCAGCAGGCCGCCGGGGTGACGCCGCAGCGCCTGCACGAGGGCTTCAAACAACACTTCGGCCTGTCGCCCATCGCCTACCTCAAGCGCTTTCGCCTGGAAGCGGTGCGCTGCAGCCTGCTGGAGGATCGCGGCAACTACAACATCGCAGCGACTGCATCGCGCTGGGGGTTTGCCCATCTGGGCCGATTTGCCGCGCAGTACCAGCGCGCCTTTGGCGAGCGCCCGTCGCAGACGCTGGCGCGTGCGCGGGGGTAG
- the antA gene encoding anthranilate 1,2-dioxygenase large subunit: MMSTTRTLAQWQHFVEGCLDFRPVEGVYRIARDMFTEPDLFDLEMELIFEKNWIYACHESEIAHNHDFMTMRAGRQPMIITRDGEGRLNALINACQHRGTTLTRVGKGNQSTFTCPFHAWCYKSDGRLVKVKAPGEYPEGFDKATRGLKKARIESYKGFVFISLDVHGSDTLQDYLGDAKVFFDMMVAQSPTGELEVLPGKSAYTYDGNWKLQNENGLDGYHVSTVHYNYVATVQHRQHVNAEKGVASSDTLDYSKLGAGDAETDDGWFSFHNGHSLLFSDMPNPAVRPGYASIMPRLVNEHGQGKAEWMMHRLRNLNIYPSMFFLDQISSQLRIIRPLAWNKTEINSFCLGVKGETDTDRENRIRQFEDFFNVSGLGTPDDLVEFREAQRGFQARLERWSDISRGQGKWIEGPTPNSEAIGISPVLTGTEFTHEGLYVNQHGNWQRFLLEGLARKAAEQQSLKLHEVQP, from the coding sequence TTGATGAGCACAACCAGAACACTCGCCCAATGGCAGCACTTCGTCGAAGGCTGCCTGGACTTCCGCCCGGTGGAAGGCGTGTATCGCATCGCCCGGGACATGTTCACCGAACCTGATTTGTTTGACCTTGAGATGGAGTTGATCTTCGAAAAGAACTGGATCTACGCCTGCCACGAGAGCGAAATCGCCCACAACCATGACTTCATGACGATGCGCGCCGGCCGCCAGCCGATGATCATCACCCGCGACGGCGAAGGCCGCTTGAACGCCCTGATCAACGCCTGCCAGCACCGCGGCACCACCCTGACCCGGGTGGGCAAGGGCAACCAGTCGACCTTCACCTGCCCGTTCCATGCCTGGTGCTACAAGAGCGATGGCCGCCTGGTAAAGGTCAAGGCCCCCGGTGAGTACCCCGAAGGCTTCGACAAGGCCACCCGTGGCTTGAAGAAGGCCCGCATCGAAAGCTACAAGGGCTTTGTGTTTATCAGCCTGGACGTGCACGGCAGCGACACCCTGCAAGACTACCTGGGCGACGCCAAGGTGTTCTTCGACATGATGGTAGCGCAGTCGCCCACCGGCGAGCTGGAGGTGCTGCCCGGCAAGTCGGCCTACACCTACGACGGCAACTGGAAACTACAGAACGAGAACGGCCTGGACGGCTATCACGTCAGCACCGTGCACTACAACTACGTGGCCACCGTGCAGCACCGCCAGCACGTCAACGCCGAAAAAGGCGTGGCCAGCAGCGACACCCTCGACTACAGCAAGCTGGGGGCTGGCGACGCTGAAACCGACGATGGCTGGTTCTCGTTTCACAACGGCCACAGCCTGTTGTTCAGCGACATGCCCAACCCTGCGGTGCGCCCTGGCTACGCCAGCATCATGCCGCGCCTGGTCAACGAACACGGCCAGGGCAAGGCCGAGTGGATGATGCACCGCCTGCGTAACCTGAACATCTACCCCAGCATGTTCTTCCTCGACCAGATCAGCTCGCAATTGCGCATTATCCGCCCCCTGGCCTGGAACAAGACCGAGATCAACAGCTTTTGCCTGGGCGTGAAAGGTGAAACGGATACCGACCGCGAGAACCGCATCCGCCAGTTCGAAGACTTTTTCAACGTCTCGGGCCTGGGCACGCCAGACGACCTGGTGGAATTTCGTGAAGCCCAGCGCGGCTTCCAGGCACGCCTGGAGCGCTGGAGCGACATTTCCCGTGGCCAGGGCAAATGGATCGAGGGGCCCACGCCCAATAGCGAGGCAATCGGCATCTCGCCGGTGCTGACCGGCACCGAGTTCACCCATGAGGGCCTGTACGTGAACCAGCATGGCAACTGGCAGCGCTTTTTGCTGGAAGGCCTGGCCCGCAAGGCCGCCGAACAACAGTCCCTGAAACTGCACGAGGTACAACCATGA
- the antB gene encoding anthranilate 1,2-dioxygenase small subunit, producing the protein MTAQLHHQVEQFMYRMAELCDAQDWDAYLDLFSEDSEFHLPQWDSEHVYTTDPKKGMSLIYYANRGGLEDRVFRLRTGKAASTIPMPRTVHLISNLRLQSLPNGDLQAKVNWHTLYHRLQVSEQFFGYATYTLRPQGDSWKIARKHVVLLNDTINSVLDFYHL; encoded by the coding sequence ATGACGGCGCAACTGCACCATCAAGTCGAACAGTTCATGTACCGCATGGCCGAGTTGTGTGATGCCCAGGATTGGGATGCGTACCTGGACCTGTTCAGCGAAGACAGCGAATTCCACCTGCCGCAATGGGACTCTGAACACGTCTACACCACCGACCCGAAAAAAGGCATGTCGCTGATCTACTACGCCAACCGCGGTGGCCTGGAAGACCGCGTGTTCCGCCTGCGCACCGGCAAGGCCGCCTCGACCATCCCGATGCCGCGCACCGTGCACCTGATCAGCAACCTGCGCTTGCAGTCGCTGCCCAACGGTGACCTGCAAGCCAAGGTCAACTGGCACACGCTGTACCACCGCCTGCAGGTCAGCGAGCAGTTTTTCGGCTACGCCACCTACACGCTCAGGCCCCAGGGGGACAGTTGGAAGATCGCCCGCAAGCACGTGGTACTGCTGAACGACACCATCAACTCGGTGCTGGATTTCTATCACCTCTGA
- the antC gene encoding anthranilate 1,2-dioxygenase electron transfer component AntC: MTYKVAFSFADGKTLFCPVQGNEILLDAALRAGIKIPLDCREGVCATCQGRCESGQYTQDYVDDEALSAQDLAQRKVLTCQTRVQSDAAFYFDFDSSLCHAAGPERIASVIRGVEQVSDTTAVLHVDASQYPRQLDYLPGQYARLRVPGTEAWRSYSFANRSTAANQLQFLVRLLPEGVMSEFMRERCAPGQTLEFEAPLGSFYLRQVSRPLVLAAGGTGLSAFLGMLDEMAVTGGCGYPVSLYYGVTQEADLCELTRLEGYRQQIAGFELHTVVSQPCETWPGKRGYIPEHFDSPALAAQPFDLYVCGPPPMVEAIKGWIGDQGIQGAHLYYEKFVDSHAGR, from the coding sequence ATGACGTATAAGGTCGCCTTCAGTTTTGCCGACGGCAAGACGCTGTTCTGTCCCGTGCAGGGCAATGAAATCCTCTTGGATGCCGCCTTGCGCGCCGGTATCAAAATCCCCCTGGACTGCCGCGAAGGCGTGTGCGCCACGTGCCAGGGCCGCTGTGAGTCCGGGCAATACACCCAGGACTACGTCGATGACGAAGCCTTGTCGGCCCAGGACCTGGCCCAGCGCAAAGTGCTGACCTGCCAGACCCGCGTGCAGTCGGATGCAGCATTTTACTTCGACTTTGACTCAAGCCTGTGCCACGCCGCCGGGCCCGAGCGCATCGCCAGCGTGATCCGCGGCGTGGAGCAGGTGTCCGACACCACAGCGGTGTTGCACGTGGACGCCAGCCAGTACCCTCGCCAGCTCGACTACTTGCCTGGGCAATACGCTCGGCTGCGGGTACCGGGTACCGAGGCCTGGCGTTCCTATTCATTTGCCAACCGCTCGACGGCAGCCAACCAGTTGCAGTTTTTGGTGCGGCTGTTGCCGGAGGGGGTCATGAGTGAGTTCATGCGTGAGCGCTGCGCACCGGGGCAAACCCTGGAGTTCGAGGCCCCGCTGGGCAGTTTTTACCTGCGCCAGGTCAGCCGCCCACTGGTGCTGGCGGCCGGTGGCACCGGGCTGTCGGCGTTTCTGGGCATGCTGGATGAAATGGCCGTGACGGGCGGCTGCGGTTACCCAGTCAGCCTGTATTACGGCGTGACTCAGGAAGCCGACCTGTGCGAACTGACGCGCCTGGAGGGCTACCGCCAACAGATCGCCGGCTTTGAACTGCACACGGTGGTCAGCCAGCCCTGCGAGACATGGCCGGGCAAGCGCGGCTATATCCCCGAACACTTCGATAGCCCTGCCCTAGCCGCCCAGCCGTTCGACCTCTACGTGTGCGGCCCACCGCCGATGGTAGAGGCGATCAAGGGCTGGATCGGTGACCAAGGCATTCAGGGCGCGCACCTGTATTACGAGAAATTCGTCGACAGCCACGCGGGGCGCTGA
- a CDS encoding phage infection protein has protein sequence MKRQIILSIAFSVLAAHAFAQDGSDRTLNRVAQDGSEHTLNRVAQDGSDRTLNRVAQDGSDRTLNRVAQDGSDRTLNRVAQDGSDSTLNRVAQDGSDRTLNRVAQDGSDRTLFRVAQDGADHVLKGRV, from the coding sequence ATGAAACGTCAAATCATCCTCAGCATCGCCTTCTCGGTACTTGCCGCTCACGCTTTTGCCCAAGACGGTTCGGATCGCACCCTGAACCGCGTCGCTCAAGACGGCTCCGAACACACCCTGAACCGCGTTGCACAGGATGGTTCTGACCGCACCCTGAACCGCGTCGCCCAAGACGGTTCGGACCGCACACTGAACCGCGTCGCTCAAGATGGCTCGGACCGCACACTGAACCGCGTCGCTCAAGACGGCTCGGACAGCACCCTGAACCGCGTCGCTCAAGACGGCTCGGACCGCACACTGAACCGCGTCGCTCAAGACGGTTCTGACCGCACACTGTTTCGTGTAGCTCAAGACGGCGCCGACCACGTGCTCAAAGGTCGCGTATGA
- a CDS encoding ABC transporter ATP-binding protein, protein MVVINRFSLFFDQSRRAISLVWGTSRPLFLGLVVATLAAGVLPALAAWLGQRIVDSVVQAMQLHANTGQAPLWPVLRFVLAEAGVLALLAAAQRGLSVQQSLLRVQLGQKVNLLILEKAQTLSLLQFEDSDFYDKLVRVRRDASTRPLSLVTKGLGLTQNLISLISFAVLLVHFSPWALAILVLGALPVFFAEAHFSGNAFRLFRRRAPETRQQGYVEALLSQEAHIKEVKLFGLAPLLLQRYRDTFTRLYAEDRKLTLRRDGWGFVLGLLGTAAFYAAYAWVVLDTIEGLITLGQMTMYLVLFKQGQSAISASLSAIAGLYEDGLYLTNLYEYLAVEVVRPSGTLLHGIHPGDGLRVEHLGFRYPGSAKPTLSDINLHLPPGKSLALVGENGSGKTTLIKLLTRLYQPDEGRILLDGSDLREWDEQALHQRIGVIFQDYIRYQMTVGENLGVGDVSAFKDQARWQEAAAQGIAAEFIEGLTNGYATQLGRWFAGGQELSGGQWQKVALSRAYMRRDADILILDEPTAALDAAAEAAVFEHFREYAKGRMTLLISHRFSSVRSADHIVVLDQGRILEEGDHGALIRAGGRYATLFDIQARGYR, encoded by the coding sequence ATGGTTGTAATCAACCGCTTCAGCCTTTTTTTCGACCAGTCACGCCGCGCGATCAGCCTGGTGTGGGGCACCTCGCGCCCCTTATTCCTGGGGCTGGTGGTCGCCACGCTGGCCGCCGGGGTATTGCCCGCCCTTGCCGCCTGGTTGGGCCAGCGCATCGTCGATTCGGTGGTGCAAGCCATGCAACTGCATGCCAACACCGGCCAGGCGCCGTTGTGGCCGGTGCTGCGTTTTGTGTTGGCCGAAGCCGGTGTATTGGCCCTGTTGGCTGCAGCCCAGCGGGGGCTGTCGGTGCAGCAATCGCTGCTGCGGGTGCAGTTGGGGCAGAAGGTCAACCTGCTGATTTTGGAAAAAGCCCAGACCCTGTCGCTGCTGCAGTTCGAAGATTCGGACTTTTACGACAAACTGGTGCGTGTGCGCCGCGATGCGTCGACACGGCCCCTAAGCCTGGTGACCAAAGGCCTGGGGCTGACGCAGAACCTGATCTCGCTGATCAGCTTTGCCGTGCTGCTGGTGCACTTTTCGCCCTGGGCGCTGGCCATTCTGGTGCTGGGCGCACTGCCGGTGTTTTTTGCCGAGGCGCATTTTTCGGGCAATGCCTTCCGCCTGTTCCGCCGCCGCGCCCCCGAAACCCGCCAACAAGGTTACGTCGAGGCCCTGTTGTCCCAGGAAGCACACATCAAGGAAGTCAAACTGTTCGGCCTGGCGCCGCTGTTGCTGCAGCGCTACCGCGACACCTTCACCCGTCTGTATGCCGAAGACCGCAAGCTGACCCTGCGCCGCGACGGCTGGGGCTTCGTGCTGGGCCTGCTGGGCACTGCGGCGTTTTACGCCGCCTACGCCTGGGTAGTGCTGGACACCATCGAGGGTCTGATCACCCTGGGCCAGATGACCATGTATTTGGTGCTGTTCAAACAGGGCCAAAGCGCAATCAGTGCCAGCCTCAGTGCCATCGCCGGGCTGTACGAGGATGGCCTGTACCTGACCAACCTGTATGAGTACCTGGCGGTGGAAGTGGTACGCCCCAGCGGCACCTTGCTGCACGGCATCCACCCAGGCGACGGCCTGCGCGTGGAACACCTGGGGTTTCGCTACCCTGGCTCGGCAAAACCCACCCTGAGCGACATCAACCTGCACCTGCCCCCTGGCAAAAGCCTGGCGCTGGTGGGCGAGAACGGCTCGGGCAAAACCACCCTGATCAAACTACTGACGCGCCTCTATCAACCCGACGAAGGCCGCATCCTGCTCGACGGCAGCGACCTTCGCGAGTGGGACGAGCAGGCCTTGCACCAGCGCATCGGGGTTATTTTCCAGGACTACATTCGCTACCAGATGACCGTCGGCGAAAACCTGGGGGTGGGCGACGTCAGCGCCTTCAAAGACCAGGCCCGCTGGCAGGAGGCCGCGGCGCAAGGCATCGCCGCCGAGTTCATCGAGGGCTTGACCAACGGCTATGCCACGCAACTGGGCCGCTGGTTTGCCGGCGGCCAGGAGCTGTCTGGCGGGCAATGGCAGAAAGTCGCGCTGTCGCGGGCCTACATGCGTCGCGATGCCGACATTCTGATTCTGGATGAACCCACCGCCGCCCTCGACGCGGCGGCAGAGGCTGCGGTGTTCGAGCATTTCCGGGAGTACGCCAAGGGCCGCATGACCCTATTGATCTCCCATCGATTTTCCAGCGTGCGCAGCGCCGATCATATTGTGGTGCTCGACCAGGGGCGTATTCTGGAAGAAGGCGACCATGGCGCGCTGATCCGCGCAGGCGGTCGCTACGCCACCTTGTTTGACATTCAGGCGCGGGGGTACCGTTGA
- a CDS encoding helix-turn-helix transcriptional regulator: MAVFNLEIRSYRTHSDQHEHDFSQVVLPISGHMDIDVQGRGGRIDSAACAIVAPGAPHAQAAQSGSRFLVLDCPHSLFQSIALERLAQQIYVPISPAARRLIEFAELAGNRQLAENAAHLVPLLLSALASTPLPVPCGIERLIARLHAQPAGNWSNDAMAQVAGVSASQLHQRFRTLYQTTPQAWLADLRIRQAQRWLADSTLPIADIAQRAGYSDQAALTRAMGRVCGTTPSAFRKSRKQPG; this comes from the coding sequence ATGGCGGTGTTTAACCTGGAAATTCGCAGCTATCGCACCCACAGTGATCAGCATGAACACGACTTCAGCCAGGTGGTCTTGCCCATCAGCGGGCACATGGACATTGACGTGCAGGGCCGGGGTGGGCGTATCGACAGCGCCGCCTGCGCCATCGTTGCCCCCGGCGCGCCCCACGCCCAGGCGGCGCAGAGCGGCAGCCGTTTCCTGGTGCTGGACTGCCCGCACAGCCTGTTCCAAAGCATCGCCCTGGAGCGCTTGGCGCAACAAATCTATGTGCCCATCAGCCCGGCTGCGCGGCGGTTGATCGAGTTCGCCGAGTTGGCGGGCAACCGTCAACTGGCCGAAAATGCCGCGCACCTGGTGCCGCTGTTACTCTCGGCCCTGGCCTCGACCCCCCTGCCCGTGCCATGCGGCATCGAGCGACTGATTGCACGGCTGCACGCCCAGCCAGCGGGCAACTGGAGCAACGATGCCATGGCCCAGGTGGCGGGCGTCAGTGCCAGCCAACTGCACCAACGCTTTCGCACGCTCTACCAGACCACGCCCCAAGCCTGGCTCGCCGACCTGCGCATCCGCCAGGCACAACGCTGGCTGGCCGACAGCACGCTGCCCATCGCCGACATTGCCCAACGTGCTGGCTACAGCGACCAGGCCGCCCTCACCCGCGCCATGGGCCGGGTGTGCGGCACCACACCGTCGGCCTTCCGCAAATCGCGAAAACAGCCTGGGTAA
- a CDS encoding DMT family transporter, translating to MLADRSLLKGLGYGGAAGVCWGVIFLGPALTQGLSGVQFALLRFLCYGALSAALLAPRWRQVCGTLTRADWVALFWLSLIGNVVYYSLVGTAVQQVGIATTSLIVGLIPVLVTLAGRHDANAVAFSKLLPSLGCAITGVALISAQALRGGEHLGGAASPGLGLLCAVGALLSWSWYAVRNARQLSLMAKVSSHDWSLLTGLVTGAQALVLAIPLLGTDLAAHSTPEWAHYGLVAAGVALLSSVVGGACWNQASRLLPLALSGQVLVVETLAALVFGFAWEQRLPSAWEWAAIVLLVTGVAWCLSCHRTKVSEGATQPAPPPPAS from the coding sequence ATGTTGGCCGATCGATCGTTGTTAAAAGGCTTGGGCTATGGCGGCGCTGCCGGCGTGTGCTGGGGGGTGATTTTCCTGGGGCCGGCACTGACGCAGGGCCTGTCCGGGGTGCAGTTCGCGCTGCTGCGCTTCCTGTGTTACGGCGCACTGTCGGCGGCGCTGCTGGCACCGCGCTGGCGCCAGGTGTGCGGCACATTGACTCGCGCCGACTGGGTTGCACTGTTCTGGCTGAGTTTGATCGGCAACGTGGTGTACTACTCGCTGGTGGGCACCGCCGTGCAACAGGTAGGCATTGCCACCACGTCCTTGATCGTCGGCCTGATCCCCGTGTTGGTGACCTTGGCGGGCCGCCATGACGCCAACGCCGTCGCCTTTTCCAAGCTGCTGCCCTCGTTAGGCTGTGCCATCACAGGCGTGGCCTTGATCAGCGCACAGGCCCTGCGTGGCGGCGAGCATTTGGGTGGCGCCGCCAGCCCTGGGCTAGGCCTGCTGTGTGCGGTTGGCGCGCTGTTGAGTTGGAGCTGGTATGCCGTGCGCAATGCTCGCCAATTGAGCCTCATGGCCAAGGTTTCTTCCCACGACTGGTCGCTGCTGACCGGCCTTGTGACCGGTGCCCAGGCGTTGGTGCTGGCGATACCGCTGCTGGGCACCGACCTGGCCGCCCATAGCACGCCAGAATGGGCGCACTACGGGTTGGTGGCCGCAGGCGTTGCGCTGTTATCGTCGGTGGTAGGCGGAGCCTGTTGGAACCAGGCCAGCCGCCTCTTGCCCTTGGCCCTGAGCGGCCAGGTGCTGGTGGTCGAGACCCTGGCGGCGCTGGTGTTCGGCTTTGCCTGGGAACAGCGCCTGCCCAGCGCCTGGGAGTGGGCGGCGATCGTGCTGCTGGTAACAGGGGTGGCTTGGTGCCTGAGTTGCCATCGCACCAAGGTCAGCGAAGGCGCCACCCAACCCGCGCCGCCACCGCCAGCGTCATGA